From the Desulfatiglans sp. genome, one window contains:
- the cas4 gene encoding CRISPR-associated protein Cas4, whose protein sequence is MEQEQIIYSEDDLLPLSGLQHIIFCKRQAALIHIEQAWAENLLTAEGRIMHDKVHEGGSESRGDVRVEYAMPLRSLKLGLIAKADVVEFHRVNNPEDGKVIKWQPFPVEYKHGKPKKDNSDKVQLCGQAMCLEEMLNVRVGQGALFYGAVRRREDVVFDDELRQFTQGVAMEFHELVLSGITPKGVYSKKCDNCSLYELCLPKTVSKNRRINNFLKEMVLEK, encoded by the coding sequence ATGGAACAAGAGCAAATAATATACTCCGAGGATGACCTTTTGCCACTTTCAGGTTTGCAGCATATTATCTTCTGCAAAAGGCAGGCTGCCCTTATTCATATTGAGCAGGCATGGGCAGAAAACCTGCTTACTGCCGAAGGCAGGATCATGCATGACAAGGTGCACGAAGGGGGGAGCGAATCAAGGGGGGATGTCCGGGTTGAGTATGCAATGCCTTTGCGTTCTCTTAAGCTGGGGTTAATAGCCAAGGCTGATGTTGTTGAGTTTCACAGGGTGAATAACCCTGAAGATGGTAAGGTGATAAAATGGCAGCCCTTTCCTGTGGAGTATAAGCATGGCAAACCCAAAAAAGATAATTCTGATAAGGTGCAGTTATGCGGCCAGGCAATGTGTCTTGAAGAGATGCTTAACGTCAGGGTAGGGCAGGGGGCCTTGTTTTATGGGGCTGTCAGAAGGAGAGAGGATGTTGTTTTTGATGATGAGTTAAGGCAATTTACCCAGGGTGTGGCAATGGAGTTTCATGAACTCGTATTGAGCGGGATTACACCAAAGGGGGTGTATTCAAAAAAATGTGACAATTGTTCCCTTTATGAACTGTGTCTGCCAAAGACAGTCAGTAAAAACCGAAGGATAAATAATTTCTTGAAAGAGATGGTGCTTGAGAAATGA